In a single window of the Amycolatopsis sp. cg5 genome:
- a CDS encoding DUF305 domain-containing protein — MKFRIALAAGLLTLTGCGAGGPAAPATEFNPTDVMFLQMMIPHHQQGIDIARLAKEHHLRPEIQVLANAIDVTQVNEVADMKAWLEGWAQPPTADAAPDAHAHHGGNRLTPPDEVAELKAAKPEEFEKLFVNILTAHQHNAVELAQTEAAGGAAFKTKDLANRIIQSRTGEIKQLLGFLG, encoded by the coding sequence GTGAAGTTCCGTATCGCGCTGGCCGCCGGTCTCCTCACCCTCACCGGGTGCGGGGCCGGCGGCCCCGCCGCGCCCGCCACCGAGTTCAACCCGACCGACGTGATGTTCCTGCAGATGATGATCCCGCATCACCAGCAGGGCATCGACATCGCGCGGCTGGCGAAGGAACACCACCTGCGCCCCGAGATCCAGGTGCTCGCGAACGCCATCGACGTGACCCAGGTCAACGAGGTCGCGGACATGAAGGCCTGGCTCGAAGGCTGGGCGCAGCCGCCGACCGCCGACGCGGCGCCGGACGCGCACGCCCACCACGGCGGCAACCGGCTGACCCCGCCGGACGAGGTCGCCGAACTGAAAGCCGCGAAGCCGGAGGAGTTCGAGAAGCTGTTCGTCAACATCCTCACGGCGCATCAGCACAACGCGGTCGAGCTCGCGCAGACCGAAGCGGCCGGTGGCGCCGCCTTCAAGACCAAGGATCTGGCGAACCGGATCATCCAGTCGCGCACCGGGGAGATCAAGCAGCTACTGGGTTTTCTCGGCTGA
- a CDS encoding lytic polysaccharide monooxygenase, giving the protein MNLKRKLAVAAGALLAPIVVIAVPVGTASAHGYVSSPPSRQANCAQGKVSNCGPIIYEPQSVEGPKGLTSCNGGLSQFAQLADESKNWPASSVNGTVNFTWTLTARHATSTWEYFIGGTKVASFNDGGAQPGATKTHAVNLSGFSGRQKLLARWNIADTANAFYSCVDLQIGGGGNPTTPTTPPTTTSNPPTTTPTTSQPPAGGTWKVNTAYSIGSTVTYGGATYKCITAHTSLQGWEPPNVPALWQQQ; this is encoded by the coding sequence ATGAACCTGAAGCGCAAACTCGCCGTCGCCGCTGGGGCATTACTGGCCCCGATCGTCGTGATCGCCGTTCCGGTGGGAACGGCCAGTGCGCACGGCTACGTTTCGTCACCGCCGAGCCGCCAGGCCAACTGCGCGCAAGGCAAGGTGTCGAACTGTGGCCCGATCATTTACGAACCCCAGAGCGTGGAAGGCCCCAAGGGGCTGACCAGCTGCAATGGCGGTCTCTCGCAATTCGCCCAGCTCGCGGACGAAAGCAAGAACTGGCCTGCGAGTTCGGTCAACGGCACCGTCAACTTCACCTGGACGCTGACCGCGCGTCACGCGACCAGCACCTGGGAATACTTCATCGGCGGCACCAAGGTCGCCTCGTTCAACGACGGCGGGGCCCAGCCGGGCGCCACCAAGACCCACGCGGTCAATCTGAGCGGTTTCTCCGGCCGCCAGAAACTGCTGGCCCGGTGGAACATCGCCGACACCGCCAACGCGTTCTATTCGTGTGTCGATTTGCAGATCGGCGGTGGCGGAAACCCGACAACCCCGACGACACCGCCGACCACGACAAGCAATCCGCCGACCACCACGCCGACCACCTCTCAGCCGCCCGCGGGCGGAACTTGGAAGGTGAATACGGCTTACTCGATCGGCTCGACGGTCACTTACGGTGGCGCGACCTATAAGTGCATTACCGCGCACACCTCGCTGCAAGGCTGGGAACCGCCCAACGTCCCCGCACTGTGGCAGCAGCAGTGA
- a CDS encoding TetR/AcrR family transcriptional regulator C-terminal domain-containing protein, producing MALVREEVVKTALRLLDEVGLENLSLRKLARELGIQAPTLYWHFKNKQDLLDEMHAAAMAAMDGLEGAPGPGAEWDAWLAWMARRIRRGMLAHRDGALLASAARPIGERWEYVEGILAMLGKAGFTPDAALRGIGVLTDFVLGATLEQQQAANRAEAPVPPDPARFPMAHDAVLAAGDHDRRFEHGLALILDGMRASTSER from the coding sequence ATGGCCCTGGTGCGCGAAGAGGTCGTCAAGACGGCCTTGCGGTTGCTCGACGAGGTCGGGCTGGAGAACCTGTCGCTGCGCAAGCTCGCCAGGGAACTCGGCATCCAGGCGCCGACGCTGTACTGGCACTTCAAGAACAAGCAGGACCTGCTCGACGAAATGCACGCCGCGGCCATGGCCGCCATGGACGGACTCGAAGGCGCGCCGGGGCCCGGCGCGGAGTGGGACGCCTGGCTCGCCTGGATGGCCAGGCGGATCCGGCGCGGCATGCTCGCCCATCGCGACGGCGCGTTGCTCGCGAGCGCGGCCCGGCCGATCGGGGAACGGTGGGAGTACGTCGAAGGCATCCTCGCAATGCTCGGCAAGGCGGGCTTCACACCGGACGCCGCGTTGCGCGGGATCGGGGTGCTCACCGACTTCGTGCTCGGCGCGACGCTCGAACAGCAGCAGGCGGCCAACCGCGCGGAAGCGCCGGTGCCGCCCGACCCGGCGCGGTTTCCGATGGCGCACGACGCCGTGCTCGCCGCCGGCGACCACGACCGGCGCTTCGAGCACGGGCTGGCGCTCATCCTCGACGGGATGCGAGCGTCCACATCGGAGCGATGA